The following coding sequences lie in one Phragmites australis chromosome 8, lpPhrAust1.1, whole genome shotgun sequence genomic window:
- the LOC133926665 gene encoding uncharacterized protein LOC133926665: MSEVQSRVLIVGCQGNPGSDTCIILGGDECCVPILWLAFDLCHFTVLSQRQSSEVKSFSDKDLMHFGKPGELDGVFVPVSWAFAKGNPRRWCFQWIKAIICYIEVVTDELQRLSNWRMGPTIQEFWQMVNTKVNSSV; encoded by the exons ATGTCAGAAGTTCAGAGCAGAGTACTAATAGTAGGGTGTCAGGGGAATCCAGGGAGTGACACTTGCATCATTCTTGGGGGCGACGAATGCTGTGTGCCTATCTTGTGGTTGGCTTTTGATCTTTGCCACTTCACTGTTCTTTCCCAACGCCAATCCTCAGAGGTCAAGTCGTTTTCAGATAAAGATTTGATGCACTTTGGCAAGCCTGGAGAATTAGATGGCGTGTTCGTCCCG GTCAGCTGGGCATTTGCTAAAGGAAATCCAAGGAGGTGGTGTTTTCAATGGATCAAGGCAATTATCTG TTACATAGAGGTGGTGACCGATGAGCTGCAAAGACTAAGCAACTGGAGAATGGGCCCCACTATCCAGGAATTCTGGCAGATGGTGAATACTAAAGTAAATTCATCAG TCTGA
- the LOC133926664 gene encoding zinc finger protein HD1-like isoform X2, which produces MNYNFGGNVFEQEVRGGERSCPWARPCDGCRAAPSVVYCRADAAYLCASCDTRVHAANCVASRHERVRVCEACERMPAVLACRADAAALCATCDTQVHSANPLAGRHQRMPVLPLPAAAIPAASVLAEAPAATTTLGEKEDDVDSWLLLSKNSDNNNCSSNNNISSNNNMYFAEVDEYFDLVGYNSYCDNHINNPEQYGMQEQQEQQQQEQLMQKEFGENEGSECVVPSQVAMANEQQQSCYGVVGEEQAASMTSGISFSSMEVGIVPDNMATDMTNPSILTPAGAINLFSGSSLQMPLHLNSMDRETRVLRYREKKKNRKFEKTIRYATRKTYAEARPRIKGRFAKRSDMEVEVDQMFSTAALSDGSYGTVPWF; this is translated from the exons ATGAATTATAATTTCGGCGGCAACGTTTTCGAGCAAGAGGTTCGAGGAGGAGAAAGGAGCTGTCCATGGGCCAGGCCATGTGACGGGTGTCGTGCGGCGCCGAGCGTGGTGTACTGCCGCGCCGACGCCGCCTACCTCTGCGCGTCCTGTGACACGCGGGTGCACGCCGCAAACTGCGTGGCCTCACGCCATGAGCGCGTGCGCGTCTGCGAGGCCTGCGAGCGTATGCCCGCGGTGCTGGCATGCCGAGCTGACGCGGCAGCGCTGTGCGCCACCTGCGACACACAGGTGCACTCAGCGAACCCGCTCGCCGGGAGGCACCAACGCATGCCTGTGCTGCCGCTCCCCGCCGCAGCCATTCCGGCTGCTTCTGTGCTTGCTGAGGCACCAGCTGCCACCACCACCCTCGGGGAAAAGGAAGACGATGTGGACTCCTGGCTGCTGCTCAGCAAGAATTCTGACAATAACAATTGCAGTAGCAACAACAAcatcagcagcaacaacaatatGTACTTTGCTGAGGTGGATGAATACTTTGATCTTGTTGGGTACAATTCATACTGTGACAACCACATCAACAACCCAGAGCAGTACGGGATGCAAGAGCAGCAGGAGcaacagcagcaggagcagcttATGCAAAAAGAATTTGGAGAGAACGAGGGAAGCGAGTGCGTGGTACCTTCACAAGTTGCGATGGCGAACGAGCAGCAGCAGAGTTGCTATGGAGTTGTAGGGGAAGAGCAGGCTGCCTCCATGACTTCCGGG ATATCTTTCTCATCAATGGAGGTGGGTATAGTACCAGACAACATGGCAACAGACATGACAAACCCGAGCATCCTGACACCTGCTGGAGCCATCAATCTGTTCTCAGGTTCTTCACTTCAGATGCCATTACACTTAAACTCCATGGACCGAGAGACCAGGGTCCTCAGGTacagggagaagaagaagaatagaaagtTTGAGAAGACCATACGATATGCAACAAGGAAGACATATGCAGAAGCACGGCCAAGGATCAAGGGCCGCTTTGCCAAAAGATCAGATATGGAAGTCGAAGTGGACCAGATGTTTTCAACTGCAGCTCTATCTGATGGTAGCTATGGTACTGTTCCATGGTTCTGA
- the LOC133926664 gene encoding zinc finger protein HD1-like isoform X1 → MNYNFGGNVFEQEVRGGERSCPWARPCDGCRAAPSVVYCRADAAYLCASCDTRVHAANCVASRHERVRVCEACERMPAVLACRADAAALCATCDTQVHSANPLAGRHQRMPVLPLPAAAIPAASVLAEAPAATTTLGEKEDDVDSWLLLSKNSDNNNCSSNNNISSNNNMYFAEVDEYFDLVGYNSYCDNHINNPEQYGMQEQQEQQQQEQLMQKEFGENEGSECVVPSQVAMANEQQQSCYGVVGEEQAASMTSGVSAYTDSISNSISFSSMEVGIVPDNMATDMTNPSILTPAGAINLFSGSSLQMPLHLNSMDRETRVLRYREKKKNRKFEKTIRYATRKTYAEARPRIKGRFAKRSDMEVEVDQMFSTAALSDGSYGTVPWF, encoded by the exons ATGAATTATAATTTCGGCGGCAACGTTTTCGAGCAAGAGGTTCGAGGAGGAGAAAGGAGCTGTCCATGGGCCAGGCCATGTGACGGGTGTCGTGCGGCGCCGAGCGTGGTGTACTGCCGCGCCGACGCCGCCTACCTCTGCGCGTCCTGTGACACGCGGGTGCACGCCGCAAACTGCGTGGCCTCACGCCATGAGCGCGTGCGCGTCTGCGAGGCCTGCGAGCGTATGCCCGCGGTGCTGGCATGCCGAGCTGACGCGGCAGCGCTGTGCGCCACCTGCGACACACAGGTGCACTCAGCGAACCCGCTCGCCGGGAGGCACCAACGCATGCCTGTGCTGCCGCTCCCCGCCGCAGCCATTCCGGCTGCTTCTGTGCTTGCTGAGGCACCAGCTGCCACCACCACCCTCGGGGAAAAGGAAGACGATGTGGACTCCTGGCTGCTGCTCAGCAAGAATTCTGACAATAACAATTGCAGTAGCAACAACAAcatcagcagcaacaacaatatGTACTTTGCTGAGGTGGATGAATACTTTGATCTTGTTGGGTACAATTCATACTGTGACAACCACATCAACAACCCAGAGCAGTACGGGATGCAAGAGCAGCAGGAGcaacagcagcaggagcagcttATGCAAAAAGAATTTGGAGAGAACGAGGGAAGCGAGTGCGTGGTACCTTCACAAGTTGCGATGGCGAACGAGCAGCAGCAGAGTTGCTATGGAGTTGTAGGGGAAGAGCAGGCTGCCTCCATGACTTCCGGGGTCAGTGCTTACACCGATTCCATCAGCAACAGC ATATCTTTCTCATCAATGGAGGTGGGTATAGTACCAGACAACATGGCAACAGACATGACAAACCCGAGCATCCTGACACCTGCTGGAGCCATCAATCTGTTCTCAGGTTCTTCACTTCAGATGCCATTACACTTAAACTCCATGGACCGAGAGACCAGGGTCCTCAGGTacagggagaagaagaagaatagaaagtTTGAGAAGACCATACGATATGCAACAAGGAAGACATATGCAGAAGCACGGCCAAGGATCAAGGGCCGCTTTGCCAAAAGATCAGATATGGAAGTCGAAGTGGACCAGATGTTTTCAACTGCAGCTCTATCTGATGGTAGCTATGGTACTGTTCCATGGTTCTGA